One window of Chryseobacterium sp. JJR-5R genomic DNA carries:
- a CDS encoding GNAT family N-acetyltransferase — protein MEIRKLQKFTDNSILNRSLNGYETDTIYVVSAIEMGNAFEFSLREKKQPYIKAWATGPDDVDLLNTIIEQGHSFGAFHKEELIGWVICNFRTWNNSLIIEHIVVSEAYRRQNTGRLLIKAVNRKARELNCRIVELETQNTNYSAIQFYLKCGFMFTGIHTKRYADSVETAVFMSFDLMI, from the coding sequence ATGGAGATCAGAAAACTGCAGAAGTTCACCGATAACTCAATTTTAAACCGCAGCTTAAACGGCTATGAAACCGATACCATCTATGTGGTGTCTGCTATTGAAATGGGAAACGCTTTTGAATTTAGCTTAAGAGAGAAAAAACAGCCGTATATAAAAGCCTGGGCAACTGGGCCGGACGATGTGGACCTACTCAATACAATAATTGAACAGGGACATTCTTTCGGTGCTTTTCATAAAGAGGAACTGATCGGCTGGGTCATCTGCAATTTCAGGACATGGAACAACAGCCTTATCATTGAACATATTGTGGTGAGCGAAGCCTACAGACGACAGAATACAGGAAGGCTGCTCATAAAAGCAGTCAACCGCAAAGCCCGTGAGCTGAACTGCAGGATCGTAGAGCTGGAAACACAGAATACCAATTATTCTGCGATTCAGTTTTACCTGAAATGCGGTTTTATGTTTACCGGTATCCATACAAAAAGGTATGCGGATTCTGTTGAGACTGCTGTGTTTATGAGCTTTGACCTGATGATTTAA
- the pafA gene encoding alkaline phosphatase PafA, whose protein sequence is MLRKISVVAAAFLSVITTHAQKNRNSQLERPKLVVGLVVDQMRWDYLYRFYNKYGNEGFKRLLNTGYSLNNVHIPYIPTVTALGHACIYTGSVPAIHGIAGNDWTDKETGKNVYCTTDESVRPVGTQNVKVGSHSPKNLWSTTVTDELRLATNFQGKVVGVSLKDRASILPAGHTPNGAYWFDDSSGNFITSTWYMNDLPQWLKSFNALNLPDKLVANGWNTLLPISQYTESAPDNSSWEGLLGSAKTPTFPYSNLAADYQAKKDNIRYTPFGNTLTLKLAEAAVEGEKLGGDDVVDMLAVNLASTDYAGHKFGPNSIEVEDVYLRLDQDLAQFFSYLDTKVGKGKYTVFLSADHGGAHSVGFLQEHKITTGFFGDGIEAAMNLKLKEKFGVDKLINGVDNYQIYFDRKLLKENKLVLDEVRDFTVQEIENDPNDLYAVSVTKVQEATIPEPLKQRIINGINRQRSGDIQLISHDSMLPPYAKTGTTHSVWNSYDSHIPLIFMGWGIRHGASDKPYHMTDIAPTVSSLLKIQFPSGNVGNPITEVTEK, encoded by the coding sequence ATGCTTAGGAAAATTTCGGTTGTGGCGGCTGCTTTTTTGTCCGTTATTACAACCCATGCGCAGAAGAACAGAAATTCTCAGTTGGAGAGGCCTAAATTAGTGGTAGGTCTAGTGGTAGATCAGATGAGATGGGATTACCTGTACCGTTTTTACAACAAATACGGTAATGAGGGTTTCAAAAGATTGTTAAATACGGGTTATTCTTTAAATAATGTCCATATTCCTTACATTCCTACTGTTACGGCTCTGGGGCATGCCTGTATCTATACGGGATCAGTACCGGCAATCCACGGTATTGCGGGAAATGACTGGACTGATAAAGAGACCGGGAAAAACGTATACTGCACAACGGATGAAAGCGTACGGCCGGTAGGCACCCAAAATGTAAAAGTGGGGAGCCATTCTCCGAAAAATCTATGGTCTACCACCGTTACGGATGAACTGAGGCTGGCAACCAATTTCCAGGGCAAAGTGGTTGGTGTTTCCCTGAAAGACCGGGCATCCATCCTTCCGGCAGGGCACACCCCGAACGGGGCTTACTGGTTTGATGATTCTTCAGGGAACTTTATTACCAGCACCTGGTATATGAACGACCTCCCGCAGTGGCTGAAATCATTCAATGCGCTTAACCTGCCGGATAAATTAGTGGCCAACGGCTGGAACACGCTGCTTCCGATCAGTCAGTATACCGAGAGCGCACCGGACAATTCTTCTTGGGAAGGATTGCTGGGAAGCGCAAAAACACCTACATTTCCTTACAGCAACTTAGCCGCCGACTATCAGGCAAAAAAAGACAATATCCGTTATACGCCGTTTGGAAATACACTGACTTTGAAATTAGCTGAGGCTGCTGTAGAAGGTGAAAAGCTGGGAGGCGATGACGTTGTGGATATGCTGGCAGTCAACCTGGCTTCCACAGATTATGCAGGCCATAAATTCGGGCCTAATTCTATTGAGGTAGAAGATGTTTATCTGAGGCTGGACCAGGATTTAGCACAGTTTTTCAGTTACCTGGATACTAAAGTGGGGAAGGGCAAATATACCGTTTTCCTTTCGGCAGACCATGGAGGAGCCCATTCCGTAGGATTTCTGCAGGAACATAAAATAACAACCGGTTTTTTCGGGGATGGGATAGAAGCTGCTATGAATCTGAAGCTGAAAGAGAAGTTCGGGGTGGATAAACTGATTAACGGCGTTGACAATTACCAGATTTATTTCGACAGGAAATTATTGAAAGAAAATAAATTAGTATTGGACGAGGTAAGGGATTTTACCGTTCAGGAAATTGAAAATGACCCCAATGACCTGTATGCCGTTTCTGTGACGAAAGTGCAGGAAGCTACAATTCCAGAGCCGCTCAAGCAGCGGATTATCAATGGGATCAACAGGCAGAGAAGCGGGGATATCCAGCTTATTTCTCATGATTCCATGCTTCCGCCGTATGCAAAAACAGGGACTACGCACAGTGTCTGGAACTCTTATGACTCTCATATTCCCTTGATTTTCATGGGCTGGGGAATTCGGCACGGCGCAAGCGATAAACCTTATCACATGACCGATATTGCACCTACAGTTTCATCCTTGTTAAAGATCCAGTTTCCCAGCGGGAATGTCGGAAACCCGATTACTGAAGTAACGGAAAAATAA